A single genomic interval of Juglans regia cultivar Chandler chromosome 1, Walnut 2.0, whole genome shotgun sequence harbors:
- the LOC108980342 gene encoding ubiquitin carboxyl-terminal hydrolase 27 isoform X2, whose amino-acid sequence MRIEGGVNLNTILRILRHGFRTLSYVNWVSASGFQVAALLGVVGLILAIRDGKAGDLSSLFSERTSRTEKLRLVPGLQNLGNNCFLNVILQALASCLYFQPFLQKVIEECELLEDEGQVASLPLTASLATLLEELCEVGGGRVVLSPRKLMMAMAHYIPNFNLTTQQDAAEAFLHLLSSLREEFSDCYLPNQCSLVDVSASSRRILIPKMREDRSEQERWQQHFLGPFDGILGSILTCQSCSSQISLSFESFHSLPLSPVFANGATIMVGCTLEDCLKQFIIAEHIENYHCSHCWHVAGIKYLSSIEANETEIEKLRRCSEQENCDCRRLLHLATLPWSNKFSYTLKQLSIARCPKGHISFPLILDLYPFMTSGVGIRSWGENFQRKQVKLQCEKLKSLRNNFNMQFDTRMVHNIYGQMRDVNSKEFVSDEAECTSNVQAVRGEINLAQTDGCSESTPTIMHRQSDDRVTVASETHLYRLVSVVEHFGRAGSGHYTVYRCVSSDLHKFVPDDQFEPASARWFCISDSDVQSVSEEDVLAAEASLLFYEKIVRG is encoded by the exons ATGAGAATTGAAGGAGGCGTAAACCTAAATACAATACTAAGAATTCTCAGACATGGGTTTAGGACTTTGTCATATGTCAACTGGGTTTCAGCTTCTGGGTTTCAAGTTGCTGCTCTTTTGGGTGTTGTTGGTTTGATCTTGGCTATAAGAGACGGTAAAGCGGGCGATTTGAGTAGCTTATTTTCCGAGAGAACGAGTCGTACGGAGAAGTTGCGGTTGGTTCCCGGGTTGCAAAATCTTGGCAATAATTGTTTTCTCAATGTAATTTTGCAG GCTCTGGCCAGTTGTTTATACTTCCAACCTTTTCTTCAAAAGGTTATAGAGGAATGTGAATTATTGGAGGATGAAGGACAAGTTGCAAGCTTGCCGCTTACAGCTTCTTTGGCTACTTTATTAGAAG AATTATGTGAAGTTGGTGGAGGAAGAGTTGTTTTGAGTCCACGTAAACTGATGATGGCCATGGCTCATTATATTCCAAATTTTAACCTGACAACTCAGCAG GATGCAGCAGAagcttttcttcatcttttgtcCTCTCTAAGAGAAGAATTTTCAGATTGTTATCTTCCAAATCAATGTTCTCTAGTTGATGTTTCTGCTTCCAGTCGTAGGATTCTCATCCCAAAGATGAGGGAGGATCGGTCTGAGCAGGAAAGATGGCAGCAGCACTTCCTTGGACCATTTGATGGAATTCTTGGTAGCATATTAACTTGTCAAAGCTGTTCATCTCAG ATCTCATTGAGTTTTGAATCTTTTCATAGCTTGCCTCTGTCACCGGTGTTTGCTAATGGGGCCACCATT ATGGTAGGATGTACTTTGGAGGATTGCCTGAAGCAGTTCATCATTGCCGAACACATCGAGAATTATCACTGCAGCCACTGTTGGCATGTGGCTGGGATAAAGTATTTGTCCTCTATAGAGGCAAATGAG ACTGAGATTGAAAAACTTCGGAGATGTAGTGAGCAAGAAAACTGTGACTGTCGAAGACTTCTTCATCTAGCAACACTACCGTGGTCAAACAAGTTTTCATATACGCTAAAGCAATTAAGCATTGCTCGTTGTCCAAAG GGTCATATTTCTTTCCCCTTGATCTTGGACCTGTACCCATTCATGACAAGTGGGGTGGGAATAAGGAGCTGGGgagaaaattttcaaagaaaGCAAGTGAAGCTGCAGTGTGAAAAACTAAAATCTCTTCGCAATAATTTCAATATGCAATTCGATACGAGAATGGTTCATAATATTTATGGACAAATGAGAGATGTAAATTCAAAAGAATTTGTTTCCGATGAAGCTGAATGCACTTCAAATGTACAAGCTGTTCGAGGAGAAATCAATTTGGCTCAAACTGATGGATGCTCAGAATCTACGCCTACAATCATGCATAGGCAGTCTGATGACAGG GTGACAGTCGCTTCAGAAACTCATTTGTACCGGCTTGTTTCTGTTGTGGAGCACTTTGGAAGAGCCGGTAGTGGGCATTATACTGTTTACAGGTGTGTGAGCTCTGATTTACACAAGTTCGTTCCCGATGATCAATTTGAGCCTGCCTCGGCACGTTGGTTTTGTATTTCAGATTCTGATGTGCAGAGTGTCTCTGAAGAGGATGTTCTTGCTGCCGAGGCTAGCTTGCTCTTCTATGAAAAAATTGTCCGAGGCTAG
- the LOC108980342 gene encoding ubiquitin carboxyl-terminal hydrolase 27 isoform X1, which translates to MRIEGGVNLNTILRILRHGFRTLSYVNWVSASGFQVAALLGVVGLILAIRDGKAGDLSSLFSERTSRTEKLRLVPGLQNLGNNCFLNVILQALASCLYFQPFLQKVIEECELLEDEGQVASLPLTASLATLLEELCEVGGGRVVLSPRKLMMAMAHYIPNFNLTTQQDAAEAFLHLLSSLREEFSDCYLPNQCSLVDVSASSRRILIPKMREDRSEQERWQQHFLGPFDGILGSILTCQSCSSQISLSFESFHSLPLSPVFANGATIMVGCTLEDCLKQFIIAEHIENYHCSHCWHVAGIKYLSSIEANETEIEKLRRCSEQENCDCRRLLHLATLPWSNKFSYTLKQLSIARCPKILCIHLKRVSINMFGEPIKLQGHISFPLILDLYPFMTSGVGIRSWGENFQRKQVKLQCEKLKSLRNNFNMQFDTRMVHNIYGQMRDVNSKEFVSDEAECTSNVQAVRGEINLAQTDGCSESTPTIMHRQSDDRVTVASETHLYRLVSVVEHFGRAGSGHYTVYRCVSSDLHKFVPDDQFEPASARWFCISDSDVQSVSEEDVLAAEASLLFYEKIVRG; encoded by the exons ATGAGAATTGAAGGAGGCGTAAACCTAAATACAATACTAAGAATTCTCAGACATGGGTTTAGGACTTTGTCATATGTCAACTGGGTTTCAGCTTCTGGGTTTCAAGTTGCTGCTCTTTTGGGTGTTGTTGGTTTGATCTTGGCTATAAGAGACGGTAAAGCGGGCGATTTGAGTAGCTTATTTTCCGAGAGAACGAGTCGTACGGAGAAGTTGCGGTTGGTTCCCGGGTTGCAAAATCTTGGCAATAATTGTTTTCTCAATGTAATTTTGCAG GCTCTGGCCAGTTGTTTATACTTCCAACCTTTTCTTCAAAAGGTTATAGAGGAATGTGAATTATTGGAGGATGAAGGACAAGTTGCAAGCTTGCCGCTTACAGCTTCTTTGGCTACTTTATTAGAAG AATTATGTGAAGTTGGTGGAGGAAGAGTTGTTTTGAGTCCACGTAAACTGATGATGGCCATGGCTCATTATATTCCAAATTTTAACCTGACAACTCAGCAG GATGCAGCAGAagcttttcttcatcttttgtcCTCTCTAAGAGAAGAATTTTCAGATTGTTATCTTCCAAATCAATGTTCTCTAGTTGATGTTTCTGCTTCCAGTCGTAGGATTCTCATCCCAAAGATGAGGGAGGATCGGTCTGAGCAGGAAAGATGGCAGCAGCACTTCCTTGGACCATTTGATGGAATTCTTGGTAGCATATTAACTTGTCAAAGCTGTTCATCTCAG ATCTCATTGAGTTTTGAATCTTTTCATAGCTTGCCTCTGTCACCGGTGTTTGCTAATGGGGCCACCATT ATGGTAGGATGTACTTTGGAGGATTGCCTGAAGCAGTTCATCATTGCCGAACACATCGAGAATTATCACTGCAGCCACTGTTGGCATGTGGCTGGGATAAAGTATTTGTCCTCTATAGAGGCAAATGAG ACTGAGATTGAAAAACTTCGGAGATGTAGTGAGCAAGAAAACTGTGACTGTCGAAGACTTCTTCATCTAGCAACACTACCGTGGTCAAACAAGTTTTCATATACGCTAAAGCAATTAAGCATTGCTCGTTGTCCAAAG ATTCTATGCATTCACCTAAAGCGTGTGTCAATAAATATGTTTGGAGAACCAATCAAACTTCAG GGTCATATTTCTTTCCCCTTGATCTTGGACCTGTACCCATTCATGACAAGTGGGGTGGGAATAAGGAGCTGGGgagaaaattttcaaagaaaGCAAGTGAAGCTGCAGTGTGAAAAACTAAAATCTCTTCGCAATAATTTCAATATGCAATTCGATACGAGAATGGTTCATAATATTTATGGACAAATGAGAGATGTAAATTCAAAAGAATTTGTTTCCGATGAAGCTGAATGCACTTCAAATGTACAAGCTGTTCGAGGAGAAATCAATTTGGCTCAAACTGATGGATGCTCAGAATCTACGCCTACAATCATGCATAGGCAGTCTGATGACAGG GTGACAGTCGCTTCAGAAACTCATTTGTACCGGCTTGTTTCTGTTGTGGAGCACTTTGGAAGAGCCGGTAGTGGGCATTATACTGTTTACAGGTGTGTGAGCTCTGATTTACACAAGTTCGTTCCCGATGATCAATTTGAGCCTGCCTCGGCACGTTGGTTTTGTATTTCAGATTCTGATGTGCAGAGTGTCTCTGAAGAGGATGTTCTTGCTGCCGAGGCTAGCTTGCTCTTCTATGAAAAAATTGTCCGAGGCTAG